One window of the Desulfovibrio sp. JC010 genome contains the following:
- the fusA gene encoding elongation factor G, with the protein MARKVARDKQRNIGIMAHIDAGKTTTTERILFYTGVSHKIGEVHDGEATMDWMVQEQERGITITSAATTCMWKDHRINIIDTPGHVDFTMEVERALRVLDGAVAVFDAVAGVEPQSETVWRQADRYKVPRMAFVNKMDRIGADFFRCVEMLKDRLGAKAVPLQIPIGAEDEYKGAIDLVTGKAFTYTDVMGKDYAIEEIPAEYMEQYEAMRLEMIEAIAEEDEELLDKYLGGEELTPEEIIKGIRTATINLTICPVLCGTAFKNKGVQPLLDAVVDYLPSPMDIAAIVGVDPHSDEEIPCPCDDELPLSALSFKLMTDPFVGHLTFLRLYSGKIESGATFINGATGKKERIGRLLKMHANKREEIKEAYAGDIVAAVGLKNMATGDTLCEQKNAVVLESLDIPEPVIEVAIEPKTKADRDLLSQGLAKLAKEDPSFRVQGDEETGQTLIAGMGELHLEVIVDRLLREFNVNANVGAPRVSYRETITKSVESNLKYAKQSGGRGQYGHVVVTIEPNKESEYEFIDEIKGGVIPKEYIPAVDRGIHDAMKNGVIAGFPLVDIKATLTFGSYHDVDSSEQAFYIAGSMALKDAVKKAGPQLLEPIMSVEVVTPEEYLGDVMGDLNGRRGRVGSMEARANAQVVKCDVPLSEMFGYATDLRSKTQGRATFTMQFDHYEPVPASIAEELINKN; encoded by the coding sequence GTGGCTAGAAAGGTTGCTAGAGATAAACAGCGTAACATTGGTATCATGGCCCACATTGATGCGGGTAAGACTACCACTACTGAGCGCATTCTTTTCTATACTGGTGTTTCTCATAAAATCGGTGAAGTTCATGACGGCGAAGCCACCATGGACTGGATGGTCCAGGAACAGGAGCGCGGCATTACCATTACCAGTGCTGCTACCACCTGTATGTGGAAAGATCACCGCATCAACATTATTGATACTCCCGGTCACGTTGACTTCACTATGGAAGTTGAACGTGCTCTGCGCGTACTCGACGGCGCAGTAGCCGTTTTCGACGCAGTAGCCGGTGTTGAGCCTCAGTCTGAAACCGTATGGCGTCAGGCTGACAGATATAAAGTTCCCCGTATGGCTTTCGTTAACAAGATGGACCGTATCGGAGCAGATTTCTTCCGTTGTGTAGAAATGCTCAAGGACCGTCTCGGTGCTAAAGCTGTACCTCTTCAGATTCCCATCGGAGCTGAAGATGAATACAAGGGTGCGATTGACCTCGTAACCGGTAAGGCTTTTACCTATACTGATGTCATGGGCAAGGATTACGCAATCGAAGAGATCCCTGCTGAATACATGGAACAGTACGAGGCCATGCGTCTCGAAATGATCGAAGCCATTGCCGAAGAAGATGAAGAACTCCTCGATAAGTACCTCGGCGGTGAAGAACTCACTCCCGAAGAAATTATCAAGGGTATCCGCACAGCCACAATCAACCTGACCATCTGCCCTGTTCTTTGCGGTACCGCATTCAAGAACAAAGGTGTTCAGCCCCTGCTTGACGCTGTTGTTGATTATCTTCCTTCTCCCATGGATATTGCTGCGATTGTCGGTGTTGATCCTCACAGTGACGAAGAAATTCCTTGTCCTTGTGATGACGAACTGCCTCTGTCAGCTCTCTCCTTTAAGCTCATGACCGACCCCTTTGTCGGTCACCTTACCTTCCTGCGCCTGTACTCCGGTAAAATTGAATCCGGTGCTACTTTCATCAATGGCGCAACCGGTAAAAAAGAGCGTATCGGACGTCTCCTGAAGATGCACGCTAACAAGCGTGAGGAAATCAAGGAAGCGTATGCAGGGGATATCGTCGCTGCTGTAGGCCTGAAAAACATGGCCACCGGTGACACTCTCTGCGAACAGAAGAACGCAGTTGTGCTCGAATCCCTCGATATTCCCGAGCCGGTAATTGAGGTTGCTATTGAGCCCAAGACCAAGGCTGACCGCGATCTGCTCAGTCAGGGACTTGCCAAACTTGCCAAGGAAGACCCCTCTTTCCGCGTCCAGGGTGACGAAGAAACAGGTCAGACCCTTATCGCAGGTATGGGCGAACTTCACCTCGAAGTTATTGTTGACCGCCTGCTGCGCGAGTTCAACGTAAACGCAAATGTCGGTGCACCCCGTGTTTCCTACCGTGAAACAATCACCAAATCCGTTGAGTCCAACCTCAAGTACGCTAAGCAGTCCGGTGGACGTGGTCAGTACGGTCATGTCGTTGTTACCATCGAGCCGAACAAAGAAAGCGAATACGAGTTTATTGACGAGATTAAGGGTGGGGTTATTCCGAAAGAATACATTCCCGCAGTCGACCGTGGTATTCATGATGCCATGAAGAACGGTGTTATCGCCGGATTCCCGCTTGTGGACATCAAGGCAACACTGACTTTTGGTTCCTACCACGACGTTGACTCCTCTGAACAGGCATTTTACATTGCCGGTTCTATGGCACTTAAGGATGCAGTTAAGAAAGCTGGTCCGCAGCTGCTCGAGCCTATCATGTCTGTTGAAGTTGTTACTCCTGAAGAGTACCTCGGCGACGTCATGGGTGACCTCAATGGTCGCCGCGGTCGTGTCGGATCCATGGAAGCCCGTGCCAACGCACAGGTTGTAAAGTGCGACGTACCTCTTAGCGAAATGTTCGGTTACGCAACTGACCTTCGCTCCAAGACTCAGGGTCGCGCTACTTTCACCATGCAGTTCGATCACTACGAGCCTGTTCCTGCTTCCATCGCAGAAGAGCTGATCAATAAAAATTAG
- the rpsJ gene encoding 30S ribosomal protein S10 encodes MVSMTSDRIRIKLKAYDYRILDKAVTEIVDTARNTGAAIAGPIPLPTQISRTTIQRSVHVDKKSREQFEMRIHKRLLDILEPTQQTVDALGKLSLPAGVDVEIKL; translated from the coding sequence ATGGTTTCTATGACTAGTGATCGAATCAGGATCAAGCTCAAGGCGTACGACTACCGTATCCTTGATAAAGCAGTTACCGAGATTGTGGATACTGCCCGCAATACCGGCGCTGCTATCGCAGGTCCCATCCCTCTGCCCACACAGATCAGCCGTACTACCATTCAGCGTTCTGTGCACGTCGACAAAAAGTCCCGTGAGCAGTTTGAGATGAGAATCCACAAGCGTCTGCTTGATATTCTTGAACCCACCCAGCAGACCGTTGACGCACTCGGCAAGCTCAGCCTGCCCGCTGGTGTTGACGTTGAAATCAAGCTGTAA
- the rplV gene encoding 50S ribosomal protein L22: protein MEARAIAKYMRISARKVRLVAENIKGKPVEEALNILKFTPKKGADMLSKVLYSAVANAEQIPGVDVDSLCVDVVKVDEGPTWKRIQPRAMGRAYRIRKRTSHITVVVKEM from the coding sequence ATGGAAGCAAGAGCTATTGCAAAATATATGCGCATTTCCGCTAGGAAAGTGCGCTTGGTAGCGGAAAACATCAAGGGAAAGCCGGTTGAGGAAGCCCTCAACATTCTGAAGTTCACCCCCAAGAAGGGTGCTGATATGCTCAGTAAAGTGCTTTACTCTGCAGTGGCAAACGCCGAGCAGATTCCCGGAGTGGATGTTGACTCTCTCTGCGTAGACGTTGTCAAAGTTGACGAAGGTCCTACCTGGAAGAGAATTCAGCCCAGGGCTATGGGTCGTGCGTATCGCATTCGCAAGCGCACCAGCCATATAACCGTCGTAGTAAAAGAAATGTAG
- the rplC gene encoding 50S ribosomal protein L3, producing the protein MAKTIGLLGKKLGMTRVFADDGSIVPVTVLEVGPCPVMQVKTEEKEGYNAIQLGYDALPERKVNKPAKGHQEKAGKGYFRHLREFPLESVADYELGQEISVDIFAAGEKVKVTGTSKGKGFQGVMKRWNFAGSRASHGAEKVHRSPGSIGHATFPGKVFKGKKMPGQMGNERVTVSNIEIVDVRTDENVLVVKGQVPGPKNGLVMIRKTS; encoded by the coding sequence ATGGCAAAAACTATCGGTTTACTCGGTAAAAAACTGGGCATGACCCGCGTCTTCGCAGACGACGGTTCTATCGTGCCCGTCACTGTTCTCGAAGTAGGTCCTTGTCCTGTTATGCAGGTCAAGACTGAAGAGAAGGAAGGCTACAACGCCATCCAGCTCGGCTACGACGCTCTTCCCGAGCGCAAGGTTAACAAGCCCGCTAAAGGTCATCAGGAAAAAGCCGGTAAAGGCTACTTCCGTCACCTTCGTGAGTTTCCCCTTGAGTCTGTAGCTGACTACGAACTGGGCCAGGAAATCTCCGTGGACATCTTTGCTGCAGGTGAAAAGGTAAAAGTTACCGGCACCTCCAAGGGTAAAGGTTTTCAGGGTGTAATGAAGCGCTGGAACTTCGCTGGTTCCCGTGCCTCTCACGGTGCTGAAAAGGTACACCGTTCTCCTGGTTCCATCGGCCACGCTACTTTCCCTGGCAAAGTATTCAAAGGCAAAAAAATGCCCGGTCAGATGGGTAATGAGCGCGTTACTGTTTCCAACATCGAAATCGTAGACGTTCGCACCGACGAAAACGTTCTCGTGGTCAAGGGACAGGTTCCCGGTCCTAAGAACGGTCTGGTGATGATCCGCAAGACCAGCTAG
- the rpsS gene encoding 30S ribosomal protein S19, producing MPRSLKKGPFIDDHLLKKVVKAQESGDRKVIQTWSRRSTIIPEMVGLTFAVHNGRKFIPVFVTENMVGHKLGEFSPTRTYYGHAADKKSKAKR from the coding sequence ATGCCAAGATCACTGAAAAAAGGCCCGTTTATTGACGATCATCTGCTTAAAAAGGTCGTAAAAGCTCAGGAATCAGGCGACCGTAAGGTCATCCAGACCTGGTCCCGCCGCTCCACTATCATCCCCGAGATGGTAGGTCTGACCTTCGCAGTACACAATGGCCGCAAGTTTATCCCTGTCTTCGTGACCGAAAACATGGTAGGACATAAGCTGGGCGAATTCTCCCCCACCCGTACCTACTACGGCCACGCTGCTGATAAGAAAAGCAAGGCCAAACGCTAG
- the rplW gene encoding 50S ribosomal protein L23, producing the protein MDYTQILIKPVISEKATDIKESSNQVAFYVLPSANKTEVKKAVESAFDVKVDSVRIVRKRPGLRRKFGRVVGKLSGYKKAYVKLSAGEKIEFFEGV; encoded by the coding sequence ATGGACTATACTCAGATTCTTATCAAACCGGTCATTTCGGAAAAGGCCACTGACATTAAAGAGTCCTCTAACCAGGTCGCTTTTTATGTGCTGCCTTCTGCCAACAAGACTGAAGTCAAAAAAGCTGTTGAATCCGCTTTTGACGTAAAGGTTGATTCCGTACGTATCGTACGTAAAAGACCTGGTCTGCGCAGAAAGTTCGGCCGTGTTGTCGGTAAATTGTCCGGCTACAAGAAAGCTTACGTTAAGCTTTCAGCGGGCGAAAAAATCGAATTCTTCGAAGGAGTTTAA
- the rplB gene encoding 50S ribosomal protein L2 → MATRKLKPTSPGRRFQTISTFEEITKSTPEKSLTKGLTKKAGRNNNGRITSRRRGGGTKRLYRIIDFKRNKVEVPATVASIEYDPNRSARIALLHYADGEKRYILCPVGLNKGDQILAGEKADIKPGNALLLKNIPVGTIVHNIELYPGKGGQFCRAAGTYAQLIAKEGKYALLRMPSGEVRKVLATCCATVGQVGNIHHENITLGKAGRNRWLGRRPKVRGVAMNPIDHPLGGGEGRSSGGRHPCSPWGMPAKGYKTRSKKKPSSKLIVKRRGQR, encoded by the coding sequence ATGGCTACTCGTAAGCTGAAGCCGACCTCCCCCGGTCGCCGGTTCCAGACTATCTCCACCTTTGAGGAGATCACCAAGTCTACTCCGGAAAAGTCCCTTACCAAGGGGCTGACCAAGAAGGCCGGTAGAAACAATAACGGCCGGATTACTTCCCGTCGTCGTGGTGGCGGTACCAAACGTTTGTACCGTATCATCGACTTCAAACGTAACAAAGTGGAAGTACCCGCAACTGTTGCTTCAATCGAATATGATCCCAACAGGTCCGCTCGCATCGCTCTGCTGCACTACGCAGACGGTGAAAAGCGCTACATCCTTTGTCCTGTAGGACTGAACAAGGGTGACCAGATTCTCGCTGGTGAGAAAGCCGACATCAAACCCGGTAACGCTCTCCTGCTGAAGAACATTCCTGTTGGTACTATCGTTCACAATATCGAATTGTATCCCGGAAAAGGCGGCCAGTTCTGCCGCGCTGCCGGTACCTACGCACAGCTCATCGCGAAAGAAGGCAAATACGCTCTTCTGCGCATGCCTTCCGGTGAAGTCCGCAAGGTGCTCGCAACCTGCTGCGCAACCGTAGGTCAGGTTGGTAACATCCACCACGAGAACATTACCCTCGGTAAGGCCGGCCGTAACCGCTGGCTGGGTCGCAGACCCAAAGTTCGCGGTGTTGCCATGAACCCGATCGATCACCCCCTCGGTGGTGGTGAAGGCCGTAGTTCCGGTGGTAGACACCCCTGTTCTCCTTGGGGCATGCCTGCTAAGGGATACAAGACCCGCAGTAAGAAGAAACCTTCTTCCAAGCTCATCGTTAAACGCCGCGGGCAGAGGTAG
- the rpoC gene encoding DNA-directed RNA polymerase subunit beta', with the protein MSLDELFTMRRTSGAGLAGRGLKGIQISIASPEKIREWSFGEVKKPETINYRTFKPERDGLFCAKIFGPVKDYECNCGKYKRMKHRGIVCEKCGVEVIASKVRRERMGHIELAAPVAHIWFLKTLPSKIGTLLDITMADLEKVLYFDSYIVLNPGDTPLKQYQIISEDQYFQVIDHYGEEAIEVGMGAETIKGLLAQIDMPALRHELREESLTTRSQTKKKKLTKRLKIVEAFLESGNDCQWMIMDVVPVIPPELRPLVPLDGGRFATSDLNDLYRRVINRNNRLKRLIELGAPDIIIRNEKRMLQESVDALFDNGRRGRAITGTNGRPLKSLSDMIKGKQGRFRQNLLGKRVDYSGRSVIVVGPKLKLHQCGLPKKMALELFKPFIYAELERREIATTIKSAKKMVEREDLVVWDILDDVVREYPIMLNRAPTLHRLGIQSFEPTLVEGKAIQLHPLVCSAYNADFDGDQMAVHVPLSVEAQIECRVLMMSSNNILSPANGQPIINPSQDIVLGLYYLTVERSFSKGEGMTFTAPWEVIAALDSKVVSMHAKIKVRVEGELVETTPGRILVGELLPEGMGYEFANVVMTKKNIAKLVSSAYRSAGSKATVILCDRLKDLGYEHATRAAVTIGVKDLTIPAKKAGLLDDAYAEVEDIESQYREGIITRTEKYNKVVDVWTKVTNDVSTEMTSEMSTDVIVDPKTGKEVTNSSFNPVFMMAHSGARGNQDQMRQLAGMRGLMAKPSGEIIETPITSSFREGLSVLQYFISTHGARKGLADTALKTANSGYLTRRLVDVVQDVTIAEHDCRTVDGLELTHYIKGGEIKERLSEKVLGRVSIYDVVREGTGEILVPADTLIDEAAAKIIDENGINSMTVRSPLTCRSKHGVCAMCYGRDLARGHVVNVGETVGIIAAQSIGEPGTQLTMRTFHIGGTASREIQQSSFEAQHNGSVVLNRMRSVRNADGHQMVLGKSCQIGIVDEQGREREKYVLPLGAKLFVEEGQQITQGTMLAEWDPLAEPFITEVTGTVKFTDLVEGKTYQERVDEATGQATYTIQEYRTTNFKPSISICDEEGEPLTRPGSTLKAIYPLPVGAILMVKDGNVVNAGEIIARKLRETSKTKDIVGGLPRVAELFEVRKPKELGIISEIDGVVSYGPESKGKRKIIVTPEVGETKEYLVPKGRHITAQEGDFVEAGDLMTEGLPELHDILKVKGEKFLARFLVEEIQDVYRFQGVGINDKHIEVIVRQMLKKVSIVDPGETHFLVGEQVDKQRFMETNQDAVANGLKAATAQTHVLGITQASLSTASFISAASFQETTKVLTESSLCGKKDYLRGLKENVIVGRLIPAGTGFRKYARTDIIVPDQPERADKFLEELEEEPLLVNER; encoded by the coding sequence ATGAGTCTGGACGAACTGTTCACTATGCGTAGAACATCCGGCGCAGGTCTCGCAGGACGCGGCCTCAAAGGTATTCAGATTTCCATTGCTTCTCCCGAAAAGATCCGTGAATGGTCTTTCGGTGAAGTCAAGAAGCCCGAGACCATCAACTACAGGACTTTCAAGCCGGAAAGAGATGGTCTTTTCTGCGCTAAAATTTTCGGACCCGTAAAAGACTACGAGTGTAACTGCGGTAAGTACAAGCGCATGAAACACCGCGGCATCGTATGTGAAAAATGCGGCGTTGAAGTTATCGCCTCCAAAGTCAGACGTGAACGCATGGGCCACATAGAGCTTGCCGCTCCTGTAGCCCATATCTGGTTTCTGAAGACACTGCCTTCCAAGATCGGTACCCTGCTTGATATCACCATGGCCGACCTTGAAAAAGTACTGTACTTCGATTCCTATATTGTACTGAATCCCGGCGATACTCCGCTCAAGCAGTACCAGATTATTTCCGAAGACCAGTATTTTCAGGTTATCGACCACTACGGCGAAGAAGCCATTGAAGTGGGTATGGGGGCTGAGACCATCAAAGGTCTGCTGGCCCAGATCGATATGCCTGCACTCAGGCACGAACTCCGTGAAGAGTCCCTGACCACCCGTTCCCAGACCAAGAAGAAAAAGCTGACCAAGCGTCTTAAGATCGTTGAAGCTTTCCTTGAGTCCGGTAACGATTGCCAGTGGATGATCATGGACGTTGTACCGGTCATTCCGCCTGAGCTTCGTCCTCTGGTTCCCCTTGATGGCGGACGTTTCGCAACTTCCGACCTCAACGACCTCTACCGTCGAGTCATCAACAGGAACAACCGTCTGAAGCGGTTGATTGAACTCGGTGCTCCGGATATCATTATCCGCAACGAAAAGCGTATGCTGCAGGAATCCGTTGACGCTCTGTTCGACAACGGTCGCCGTGGTCGCGCCATCACCGGTACCAACGGTCGTCCCCTGAAATCCCTTTCCGATATGATCAAGGGTAAACAGGGGCGTTTCCGTCAGAACCTGCTCGGTAAACGTGTTGACTACTCCGGTCGTTCCGTAATTGTTGTCGGTCCGAAGCTGAAATTGCACCAGTGCGGTCTTCCCAAGAAGATGGCTCTGGAGCTGTTCAAGCCCTTTATTTACGCAGAACTTGAGCGCAGGGAAATCGCCACAACCATCAAGAGTGCCAAGAAGATGGTTGAACGTGAAGACCTTGTTGTCTGGGATATCCTTGATGACGTTGTCCGCGAATACCCGATCATGCTTAACCGTGCTCCGACCCTTCACCGTCTCGGTATCCAGTCTTTTGAGCCGACCCTGGTAGAAGGTAAGGCGATTCAGCTGCATCCGCTGGTATGTTCCGCATACAACGCTGACTTTGACGGTGACCAGATGGCTGTTCACGTACCTCTTTCTGTTGAAGCACAGATTGAGTGTCGTGTTCTGATGATGTCTTCAAACAACATCCTGTCCCCTGCAAACGGACAGCCCATCATCAACCCCTCTCAGGATATCGTCCTCGGTCTTTATTATCTGACCGTAGAACGCTCCTTCTCCAAAGGGGAAGGCATGACCTTCACCGCTCCGTGGGAAGTTATTGCCGCACTGGACTCCAAAGTGGTCAGCATGCATGCCAAGATCAAGGTGCGCGTTGAAGGCGAACTGGTTGAGACTACTCCTGGACGTATCCTTGTAGGTGAACTTCTCCCCGAAGGTATGGGCTACGAGTTCGCCAACGTGGTCATGACCAAGAAAAACATCGCCAAGCTGGTTTCCAGTGCTTATCGCAGCGCAGGTTCCAAAGCGACTGTTATTCTTTGTGACCGCCTCAAGGACCTCGGTTACGAGCACGCTACCCGCGCTGCGGTAACCATTGGTGTTAAGGACCTGACCATTCCTGCCAAGAAGGCCGGACTGCTCGATGATGCTTACGCTGAAGTTGAAGACATTGAATCCCAGTACCGCGAAGGTATCATCACCCGTACTGAGAAGTACAACAAGGTTGTCGACGTTTGGACCAAGGTTACAAACGATGTTTCAACTGAGATGACCAGCGAAATGTCCACCGATGTGATTGTCGATCCTAAAACCGGTAAAGAAGTAACCAACTCTTCTTTCAACCCGGTATTCATGATGGCTCACTCCGGTGCTCGTGGTAACCAGGACCAGATGCGTCAGCTCGCAGGTATGCGTGGTCTGATGGCGAAACCTTCCGGTGAAATTATCGAAACCCCGATTACTTCATCCTTCCGCGAAGGTCTGTCCGTTCTGCAGTACTTTATTTCTACTCACGGTGCTCGTAAGGGTCTCGCGGATACCGCGCTGAAAACAGCGAACTCCGGTTACCTGACCCGTCGTCTGGTTGATGTTGTTCAGGATGTTACCATTGCTGAACACGACTGCCGCACTGTTGACGGTCTTGAGCTGACCCACTACATCAAGGGTGGCGAAATCAAGGAAAGACTTTCAGAGAAAGTCCTCGGCCGTGTATCCATCTATGACGTTGTCAGAGAAGGTACCGGAGAGATCCTTGTTCCTGCCGATACCCTCATTGATGAAGCGGCTGCCAAGATCATTGATGAAAACGGCATCAACTCCATGACTGTCCGTTCCCCGCTGACCTGCCGTTCCAAGCACGGCGTCTGCGCCATGTGTTACGGCCGTGATCTCGCAAGGGGCCATGTCGTAAACGTCGGTGAAACCGTAGGTATCATCGCTGCGCAGTCCATTGGTGAACCGGGAACACAGCTGACAATGCGTACCTTCCACATCGGTGGTACCGCATCCCGTGAAATTCAGCAGTCATCTTTTGAAGCACAGCATAACGGTTCTGTTGTCCTGAACCGTATGCGCTCCGTCCGTAATGCTGACGGCCACCAGATGGTCCTTGGCAAGAGCTGCCAGATCGGTATTGTGGACGAGCAGGGCAGGGAACGTGAAAAGTACGTTCTCCCGCTGGGTGCTAAACTTTTCGTTGAAGAAGGACAGCAGATCACACAAGGAACCATGCTGGCCGAGTGGGATCCGCTTGCAGAACCCTTCATCACGGAAGTAACCGGTACGGTTAAGTTTACCGACCTCGTTGAAGGTAAAACTTATCAGGAACGTGTTGACGAAGCCACAGGACAGGCTACTTACACAATTCAGGAATACCGTACCACCAACTTCAAACCGTCAATCTCCATCTGCGACGAAGAGGGTGAACCCCTGACCCGTCCCGGATCCACACTGAAAGCGATTTACCCGCTGCCGGTCGGAGCGATTTTGATGGTTAAAGACGGTAATGTCGTCAATGCTGGTGAGATTATCGCTCGTAAGCTTCGCGAAACCTCAAAGACCAAAGACATCGTTGGTGGTCTTCCCCGAGTTGCGGAGCTGTTTGAAGTGCGTAAACCAAAGGAACTTGGAATCATTTCGGAGATTGATGGTGTGGTCTCCTATGGACCTGAATCCAAAGGCAAGCGCAAGATTATTGTTACCCCTGAGGTAGGCGAAACCAAAGAATACCTCGTGCCCAAGGGCCGCCATATCACAGCACAGGAAGGCGACTTCGTAGAAGCCGGTGACCTGATGACTGAAGGCCTGCCCGAACTGCACGACATCCTCAAGGTCAAGGGCGAGAAATTCCTCGCACGTTTCCTCGTGGAAGAAATTCAGGACGTTTACCGTTTTCAGGGTGTTGGAATTAACGATAAGCACATCGAAGTTATTGTCCGCCAGATGCTCAAGAAGGTCAGCATCGTTGATCCCGGTGAGACCCATTTTCTTGTGGGCGAACAGGTGGACAAGCAGCGTTTTATGGAAACCAACCAGGATGCTGTCGCCAACGGACTTAAAGCCGCTACCGCACAGACTCATGTTCTCGGTATTACTCAGGCTTCACTTTCAACCGCGTCCTTCATTTCTGCTGCATCATTCCAGGAGACTACCAAGGTTCTTACCGAGTCTTCCCTGTGCGGCAAGAAGGATTATCTGCGCGGCCTGAAAGAAAACGTCATTGTCGGTCGACTTATTCCCGCAGGTACCGGTTTCCGCAAGTACGCACGCACAGACATCATCGTACCCGATCAGCCTGAACGTGCGGATAAGTTCCTTGAAGAACTGGAAGAAGAACCGCTGCTGGTTAACGAAAGATAG
- the rpsG gene encoding 30S ribosomal protein S7: MPRKGPVPKRQILPDPVYGSQLATKFMNRLMYDGKKSVSENIFYQALEFLGDKTQEDPIKAFEKAVENVKPHVEVKSRRVGGATYQVPVEVRPERQVSLAIRWLINQARSRGEKGMVARLSGEFLDAFNKRGGAVKKKEDTHRMAEANKAFAHYRW, encoded by the coding sequence ATGCCTCGTAAAGGTCCGGTACCCAAAAGACAGATTCTTCCCGATCCGGTATACGGTTCTCAGCTCGCTACCAAGTTCATGAACAGACTCATGTACGATGGTAAGAAGAGTGTGTCTGAAAATATATTCTATCAAGCTCTTGAATTCCTCGGTGACAAAACCCAGGAAGATCCTATCAAGGCTTTTGAAAAGGCAGTGGAAAACGTTAAGCCTCACGTGGAAGTTAAGTCCCGTCGTGTCGGTGGTGCTACTTATCAGGTACCCGTTGAAGTCCGCCCTGAGCGTCAGGTCTCCCTGGCTATCAGATGGCTGATCAACCAGGCACGTTCCAGAGGCGAGAAGGGCATGGTTGCCCGTCTTAGCGGTGAGTTCCTCGATGCTTTCAATAAGCGTGGCGGAGCTGTGAAGAAAAAGGAAGACACCCATCGTATGGCCGAAGCCAACAAGGCTTTTGCTCACTACCGTTGGTAA
- the rplD gene encoding 50S ribosomal protein L4 has translation MATITIYDQTKKEVGSMDLAPEVFEVPVKPEILHLVVRSQLAAKRQGTHATKTRGMKRGGGAKPWRQKGTGRARAGSTRSPLWRGGGTTFGPQPRDYSFKVNKKVRRLALRMALTSRLSEEKLMVVKNIDLPEIKTKLFVEVAEALGLNKALVIVKDADNKLLLSARNIPGIKLISADQLNVYDILKHRQVVMLENAAQDLQERLK, from the coding sequence ATGGCTACCATTACTATATATGATCAAACTAAAAAGGAAGTAGGGAGCATGGATCTTGCTCCGGAAGTTTTCGAAGTTCCGGTCAAGCCTGAAATCCTGCACCTCGTAGTACGTTCCCAGCTTGCAGCCAAACGCCAGGGTACTCATGCCACTAAGACTCGTGGTATGAAACGCGGCGGTGGTGCAAAGCCCTGGCGCCAGAAAGGCACCGGTCGTGCACGTGCAGGCTCCACCCGTTCACCTCTGTGGCGTGGTGGTGGAACCACTTTCGGTCCCCAGCCCCGCGACTACTCCTTCAAGGTAAATAAAAAGGTCCGCCGTCTGGCTCTCAGAATGGCACTGACTTCCCGCCTCAGCGAAGAAAAGCTGATGGTTGTGAAGAACATCGACCTTCCCGAGATCAAGACCAAGCTCTTCGTAGAAGTAGCTGAAGCTCTCGGACTGAACAAAGCCTTGGTTATCGTCAAGGATGCTGATAATAAACTCCTCCTTTCTGCGAGGAATATCCCTGGCATCAAGCTCATCTCTGCCGATCAGCTGAATGTTTATGACATTCTGAAACATCGTCAGGTTGTTATGCTTGAGAATGCAGCACAGGATCTGCAGGAGAGGTTGAAATAG
- the rpsL gene encoding 30S ribosomal protein S12: MPTINQLIRKGREKQLKRKKTPALQACPQRRGVCTRVYTTTPKKPNSALRKVARVRLTNAIEVTAYIGGEGHNLQEHSVVLIRGGRVKDLPGVRYHIVRGSLDTAGVADRRQGRSKYGAKRPK, from the coding sequence ATGCCAACCATCAATCAGCTTATAAGAAAAGGGCGTGAAAAGCAGCTCAAGCGTAAGAAAACTCCTGCGCTTCAGGCCTGCCCCCAGCGCCGTGGCGTGTGCACCCGTGTGTACACCACCACCCCTAAGAAGCCTAACTCCGCACTGCGTAAGGTCGCTCGTGTGCGTCTGACCAATGCCATCGAAGTTACTGCATACATCGGTGGTGAAGGTCATAACCTTCAGGAACACTCCGTGGTACTCATCCGTGGTGGTCGTGTAAAAGACTTACCCGGTGTTCGTTACCACATTGTTCGCGGCTCCCTCGACACCGCCGGTGTTGCAGATCGTCGTCAGGGTCGTTCCAAGTACGGCGCAAAGCGTCCTAAATAG